A window of Ictidomys tridecemlineatus isolate mIctTri1 chromosome 1, mIctTri1.hap1, whole genome shotgun sequence contains these coding sequences:
- the Sec31b gene encoding protein transport protein Sec31B isoform X6 — MKLKELERPAVQVWSPASLYPVYLATGTSAQQLDASFSTNGTLEIFEVDFRDPSMDLKQKGVLSALSRFHKLIWGSFDNGLLESSGVIAGGGDNGMLTLYNVTHILSSGKDPVIAQRQKHTGAVRALDFNPFQGNLLASGASNSEIFIWDLNNLSVPMTPGCKSQQPLEDIKALSWNRQVQHILSSAHPSGKAVVWDLRKNEPIIKVSDHSSRMHCSGLAWHPDIATQLVLCSEDDRLPVIQLWDLRFASSPLKVLESHSRGILSVSWSQADAELLLSSSKDNQILCWNLGNTEVVYKLPTQSSWCLDVQWCPRNPPVFSAASFDGWISLYSVMGRSWEVQHMVQADKISSSFSKGQPLPPLQVPEHVAQASLIPPLKKPPKWIRRPSGVSFAFGGKLVTFGLSSTPAQELPQPCSRLVFISQVITESEFLMRSLELQEALGSGNLMKYCQNKSQQALLPCEKMLWQFLKVTLEQDSRIKFLKLLGYNKDELLEKVTTWLKRDLGPAESPQPKKDNFNSNRQQVFCSQASKHTTEDASVSSAFFDELVPQNMTPWEIPITEDTDGLLSQALLLGELSSAVELCLKEERFADAIILAQAGGTDLLKRTQERYLAKRQTKISSLLSCVVQKNWKDLVCACSLRNWREALALLLTYSGPEKFPELCDMLGTRMEQEGGRALTSEATLCYVCSGNVERLVECWAKGHQASSPMALQDLIEKVMVLNRSLEPQQAPNGTSPGSTTTYRITQYANLLAAQGSLATAMSFLPNDCAQPPVQQLRDRLFHAQGSAVLGQQSPSFPFPRVVVGATTPFKETSSYRLGSQPSHQVPSPSSRPTDTFQPSLVMPLTPSHPIPCQSFRTKTISDYRIPEPQAIQPLPLGPGVRPGPQGNLQRKKLPEVFMPLAPITAPVRSFIPEPQRVLPSQTPISSVNHAPPGAPGELSLQQRQQPPSKMIERKALPPEHQSLKTSFEALLQRCSLSATDLKTKRKLDEAAQRLEGLYEKLCEGTLSPHVLAGLHEVARCVDAGSFEQSLAVHAQVVGYSSFSEVSSFMPILKAVLTIAHKLQG, encoded by the exons ATGAAGCTGAAGGAACTTGAGCGGCCAGCTGTCCAAGTGTGGAGCCCAGCCAGTTTGTATCCTGTGTATCTGGCCACAG GAACTTCTGCCCAACAGCTAGATGCCTCCTTTAGCACAAATGGCACATTGGAAATCTTTGAGGTTGATTTCAGGGATCCTTCTATGGACTTGAAACAAAAAGGAGTCCTTTCTGCCTTGAGCAG GTTTCACAAGCTGATCTGGGGAAGCTTTGACAATGGGCTTCTGGAAAGCTCCGGGGTTATTGCAGGTGGTGGAGACAATGGCATGCTTACTCTGTACAATGTGACCCACATCCTATCTTCTGGAAAGGATCCTGTGATTGCCCAGAGACAGAAGCACACAGGAGCTGTCAGAGCCCTTGACTTTAATCCTTTCCAG GGCAACCTGCTGGCCTCAGGGGCAAGTAATTCTGAAATATTCATTTGGGATTTGAATAACCTGAGTGTTCCAATGACCCCAGGATGTAAGTCACAG CAGCCCTTAGAAGACATCAAGGCACTCTCTTGGAACCGGCAAGTCCAGCACATTCTGTCTTCTGCTCATCCCAGTGGCAAGGCAGTTGTATGGGATCTCAGGAAGAATGAACCTATCATCAAAGTCAGTGATCATAGCAGCAGG ATGCATTGCTCGGGCCTGGCCTGGCACCCAGACATAGCTACCCAGTTAGTGCTGTGCTCAGAAGATGACCGTCTCCCAGTGATTCAGTTGTGGGACTTACGTTTTGCCTCCTCACCCCTGAAGGTGCTAGAGAGCCACAGCAG ggGAATTTTGTCAGTGTCATGGAGCCAAGCTGATGCTGAGCTGCTGCTCAGTAGTTCCAAGGACAACCAGATCTTGTGCTGGAACCTTGGGAACACTGAG GTGGTATATAAGCTACCCACACAGAGCAGCTGGTGCTTAGATGTTCAATGGTGCCCTCGGAACCCTCCAGTGTTCTCTGCTGCCTCCTTTGATGGCTGGATCAGTTTGTACTCTGTCATGGGTAGGAGCTGGGAAGTCCAACACATGGTACAGGCTGACAAG ATCTCCTCTTCCTTCAGCAAAGGCCAGCCTCTTCCACCATTGCAGGTACCAGAGCATGTGGCCCAAGCATCATTGATACCTCCCTTGAAAAAGCCCCCAAAATGGATTAGAAGGCCATCAGGTGTTTCATTTGCT TTTGGGGGGAAGCTGGTCACTTTTGGCCTTTCCAGTACCCCTGCCCAGGAGTTGCCACAGCCTTGTTCCCGCCTTGTCTTCATCAGTCAAGTCATTACAGAATCTGAATTCCTGATGAGGTCACTTGAGCTTCAGGAGGCCTTGGGATCAGGAAATCTCATGAAATATTGTCAGAACAAGAGCCAGCAGGCTTTGCTGCCATGTGAAAAGATGCTCTGGCAGTTCCTGAAG GTGACTTTAGAGCAAGACTCAAGAATAAAATTCCTAAAGCTTTTAGGATACAATAAAGATGAGCTTCTAGAGAAG GTGACCACATGGTTGAAGAGGGACTTGGGGCCAGCAGAGAGCCCTCAGCCCAAGAAAGATAACTTTAACAGTAACAGACAACAAGTCTTCTGCAGCCAG GCCTCCAAACATACTACAGAGGATGCCTCTGTATCCTCAGCCTTCTTTGATGAGCTGGTTCCTCAGAATATGACCCCATGGGAGATCCCCATCACAGAAG ACACTGATGGACTCCTGAGCCAGGCCCTGCTGCTTGGGGAACTGAGTTCTGCTGTGGAGCTGTGTCTGAAGGAAGAGCGTTTTGCTGATGCTATCATCTTGGCTCAGGCTGGGGGCACAGATCTGTTGAAACGGACACAGGAGCGCTATTTGGCCAAGAGGCAAACCAAAATTTCCTCG CTTCTATCCtgtgttgtgcagaagaactggaaGGATCTGGTGTGTGCCTGTAGCCTGAGGAACTGGAGAGAGGCACTGGCCTTATTGTTAACATACTCAGGGCCAGAGAAATTCCCTGAGCTCTGTG ACATGCTGGGGACTCGCATGGAGCAAGAGGGTGGCAGGGCATTAACCTCTGAAGCTACACTCTGTTATGTGTGCTCAGGGAATGTGGAGCGGCTAGTAGAGTGCTGGGCAAAAGGCCACCAGGCCTCATCCCCCATGGCTCTGCAG GACCTGATAGAGAAAGTAATGGTCCTTAACAGGAGCTTGGAACCTCAGCAGGCTCCTAATGGGACAAGCCCAGGCTCTACTACAACCTACAGGATCACCCAGTATGCCAATCTCCTGGCAGCTCAGGGCAGCCTTGCCACTGCCATGAGCTTTTTACCCAATGATTGTGCTCAG CCACCAGTTCAGCAGCTAAGAGATCGGCTTTTTCATGCCCAAGGTTCTGCTGTCCTGGGTCAACAGTCCCCCTCTTTTCCCTTTCCCCGGGTTGTTGTGGGAGCTACCACCCCTTTCAAAGAGACATCATCTTACAGATTGGGATCCCAGCCTTCTCACCAG GTTCCAAGTCCATCTTCAAGGCCTACGGACACATTTCAGCCATCACTAGTAATGCCCTTGACACCCTCCCATCCTATCCCCTGTCAGAGCTTCAGGACAAAGACTATAAGTGACTACAGGATACCTGAACCCCAGGCAATCCAGCCTTTGCCTTTGGGCCCTGGGGTCAGGCCTG GACCTCAAGGAAATCTCCAGAGGAAAAAG ctCCCGGAGGTATTTATGCCTCTAGCACCAATTACTGCTCCAGTTAGGAGCtttatccctgagccacaacgGGTCCTTCCATCACAGACCCCCATTTCCAGTGTGAATCATGCTCCCCCTGGagctccaggagaactcagcctACAG CAACGTCAGCAACCACCTTCTAAGATGATAGAAAGAAAGGCACTGCCCCCAGAGCATCAGTCCTTGAAGACCAGCTTTGAGGCACTTCTCCAGCGCTGCTCCCTTTCTGCAACTGACTTA AAGACAAAAAGGAAGCTGGATGAGGCTGCCCAACGTCTAGAAGGTCTATATGAGAAACTCTGTGAGGGGACG CTCTCACCTCATGTCCTGGCTGGGCTACATGAAGTCGCCCGATGTGTGGATGCAGGAAGCTTTGAGCAGAGCCTTGCAGTGCACGCCCAGGTGGTGGGCTATAGCAGCTTCAGCGAAGTGTCCAGCTTCATGCCTATCCTGAAGGCTGTCCTCACCATTGCACACAAGCTGCAGGGTTAA
- the Sec31b gene encoding protein transport protein Sec31B isoform X5, whose protein sequence is MKLKELERPAVQVWSPASLYPVYLATGTSAQQLDASFSTNGTLEIFEVDFRDPSMDLKQKGVLSALSRFHKLIWGSFDNGLLESSGVIAGGGDNGMLTLYNVTHILSSGKDPVIAQRQKHTGAVRALDFNPFQGNLLASGASNSEIFIWDLNNLSVPMTPGCKSQQPLEDIKALSWNRQVQHILSSAHPSGKAVVWDLRKNEPIIKVSDHSSRMHCSGLAWHPDIATQLVLCSEDDRLPVIQLWDLRFASSPLKVLESHSRGILSVSWSQADAELLLSSSKDNQILCWNLGNTEVVYKLPTQSSWCLDVQWCPRNPPVFSAASFDGWISLYSVMGRSWEVQHMVQADKISSSFSKGQPLPPLQVPEHVAQASLIPPLKKPPKWIRRPSGVSFAFGGKLVTFGLSSTPAQELPQPCSRLVFISQVITESEFLMRSLELQEALGSGNLMKYCQNKSQQALLPCEKMLWQFLKVTLEQDSRIKFLKLLGYNKDELLEKVTTWLKRDLGPAESPQPKKDNFNSNRQQVFCSQASKHTTEDASVSSAFFDELVPQNMTPWEIPITEDMLGTRMEQEGGRALTSEATLCYVCSGNVERLVECWAKGHQASSPMALQDLIEKVMVLNRSLEPQQAPNGTSPGSTTTYRITQYANLLAAQGSLATAMSFLPNDCAQPPVQQLRDRLFHAQGSAVLGQQSPSFPFPRVVVGATTPFKETSSYRLGSQPSHQVPSPSSRPTDTFQPSLVMPLTPSHPIPCQSFRTKTISDYRIPEPQAIQPLPLGPGVRPALSQLQLLGGQRAPPSNPVRFPGTWPVSGLPSPMASPDIMVPGSTSLSETPRLLPLPSVRPPGPSPLSSQLLAPPAYSPVTYPPGGPGAPCSSSLSSASILTPHQGPQGNLQRKKLPEVFMPLAPITAPVRSFIPEPQRVLPSQTPISSVNHAPPGAPGELSLQQRQQPPSKMIERKALPPEHQSLKTSFEALLQRCSLSATDLKTKRKLDEAAQRLEGLYEKLCEGTLSPHVLAGLHEVARCVDAGSFEQSLAVHAQVVGYSSFSEVSSFMPILKAVLTIAHKLQG, encoded by the exons ATGAAGCTGAAGGAACTTGAGCGGCCAGCTGTCCAAGTGTGGAGCCCAGCCAGTTTGTATCCTGTGTATCTGGCCACAG GAACTTCTGCCCAACAGCTAGATGCCTCCTTTAGCACAAATGGCACATTGGAAATCTTTGAGGTTGATTTCAGGGATCCTTCTATGGACTTGAAACAAAAAGGAGTCCTTTCTGCCTTGAGCAG GTTTCACAAGCTGATCTGGGGAAGCTTTGACAATGGGCTTCTGGAAAGCTCCGGGGTTATTGCAGGTGGTGGAGACAATGGCATGCTTACTCTGTACAATGTGACCCACATCCTATCTTCTGGAAAGGATCCTGTGATTGCCCAGAGACAGAAGCACACAGGAGCTGTCAGAGCCCTTGACTTTAATCCTTTCCAG GGCAACCTGCTGGCCTCAGGGGCAAGTAATTCTGAAATATTCATTTGGGATTTGAATAACCTGAGTGTTCCAATGACCCCAGGATGTAAGTCACAG CAGCCCTTAGAAGACATCAAGGCACTCTCTTGGAACCGGCAAGTCCAGCACATTCTGTCTTCTGCTCATCCCAGTGGCAAGGCAGTTGTATGGGATCTCAGGAAGAATGAACCTATCATCAAAGTCAGTGATCATAGCAGCAGG ATGCATTGCTCGGGCCTGGCCTGGCACCCAGACATAGCTACCCAGTTAGTGCTGTGCTCAGAAGATGACCGTCTCCCAGTGATTCAGTTGTGGGACTTACGTTTTGCCTCCTCACCCCTGAAGGTGCTAGAGAGCCACAGCAG ggGAATTTTGTCAGTGTCATGGAGCCAAGCTGATGCTGAGCTGCTGCTCAGTAGTTCCAAGGACAACCAGATCTTGTGCTGGAACCTTGGGAACACTGAG GTGGTATATAAGCTACCCACACAGAGCAGCTGGTGCTTAGATGTTCAATGGTGCCCTCGGAACCCTCCAGTGTTCTCTGCTGCCTCCTTTGATGGCTGGATCAGTTTGTACTCTGTCATGGGTAGGAGCTGGGAAGTCCAACACATGGTACAGGCTGACAAG ATCTCCTCTTCCTTCAGCAAAGGCCAGCCTCTTCCACCATTGCAGGTACCAGAGCATGTGGCCCAAGCATCATTGATACCTCCCTTGAAAAAGCCCCCAAAATGGATTAGAAGGCCATCAGGTGTTTCATTTGCT TTTGGGGGGAAGCTGGTCACTTTTGGCCTTTCCAGTACCCCTGCCCAGGAGTTGCCACAGCCTTGTTCCCGCCTTGTCTTCATCAGTCAAGTCATTACAGAATCTGAATTCCTGATGAGGTCACTTGAGCTTCAGGAGGCCTTGGGATCAGGAAATCTCATGAAATATTGTCAGAACAAGAGCCAGCAGGCTTTGCTGCCATGTGAAAAGATGCTCTGGCAGTTCCTGAAG GTGACTTTAGAGCAAGACTCAAGAATAAAATTCCTAAAGCTTTTAGGATACAATAAAGATGAGCTTCTAGAGAAG GTGACCACATGGTTGAAGAGGGACTTGGGGCCAGCAGAGAGCCCTCAGCCCAAGAAAGATAACTTTAACAGTAACAGACAACAAGTCTTCTGCAGCCAG GCCTCCAAACATACTACAGAGGATGCCTCTGTATCCTCAGCCTTCTTTGATGAGCTGGTTCCTCAGAATATGACCCCATGGGAGATCCCCATCACAGAAG ACATGCTGGGGACTCGCATGGAGCAAGAGGGTGGCAGGGCATTAACCTCTGAAGCTACACTCTGTTATGTGTGCTCAGGGAATGTGGAGCGGCTAGTAGAGTGCTGGGCAAAAGGCCACCAGGCCTCATCCCCCATGGCTCTGCAG GACCTGATAGAGAAAGTAATGGTCCTTAACAGGAGCTTGGAACCTCAGCAGGCTCCTAATGGGACAAGCCCAGGCTCTACTACAACCTACAGGATCACCCAGTATGCCAATCTCCTGGCAGCTCAGGGCAGCCTTGCCACTGCCATGAGCTTTTTACCCAATGATTGTGCTCAG CCACCAGTTCAGCAGCTAAGAGATCGGCTTTTTCATGCCCAAGGTTCTGCTGTCCTGGGTCAACAGTCCCCCTCTTTTCCCTTTCCCCGGGTTGTTGTGGGAGCTACCACCCCTTTCAAAGAGACATCATCTTACAGATTGGGATCCCAGCCTTCTCACCAG GTTCCAAGTCCATCTTCAAGGCCTACGGACACATTTCAGCCATCACTAGTAATGCCCTTGACACCCTCCCATCCTATCCCCTGTCAGAGCTTCAGGACAAAGACTATAAGTGACTACAGGATACCTGAACCCCAGGCAATCCAGCCTTTGCCTTTGGGCCCTGGGGTCAGGCCTG CTTTATCTCAGCTGCAACTATTAGGAGGACAAAGGGCTCCACCCTCAAACCCTGTGAGATTCCCTGGAACATGGCCTGTTTCTGGTCTTCCTTCACCCATGGCATCCCCAGACATCATGGTGCCTGGCTCTACTTCTCTGTCTGAGACTCCTAGACTACTCCCTCTGCCTTCTGTGAGACCACCAGGTCCCAGCCCTCTGAGCTCCCAGCTCCTGGCCCCTCCTGCCTACTCTCCTGTAACTTACCCTCCCGGAGGGCCAGGTGCTCCATGCTCTAGCTCTCTCTCAAGTGCTAGCATCTTGACCCCTCATCAAG GACCTCAAGGAAATCTCCAGAGGAAAAAG ctCCCGGAGGTATTTATGCCTCTAGCACCAATTACTGCTCCAGTTAGGAGCtttatccctgagccacaacgGGTCCTTCCATCACAGACCCCCATTTCCAGTGTGAATCATGCTCCCCCTGGagctccaggagaactcagcctACAG CAACGTCAGCAACCACCTTCTAAGATGATAGAAAGAAAGGCACTGCCCCCAGAGCATCAGTCCTTGAAGACCAGCTTTGAGGCACTTCTCCAGCGCTGCTCCCTTTCTGCAACTGACTTA AAGACAAAAAGGAAGCTGGATGAGGCTGCCCAACGTCTAGAAGGTCTATATGAGAAACTCTGTGAGGGGACG CTCTCACCTCATGTCCTGGCTGGGCTACATGAAGTCGCCCGATGTGTGGATGCAGGAAGCTTTGAGCAGAGCCTTGCAGTGCACGCCCAGGTGGTGGGCTATAGCAGCTTCAGCGAAGTGTCCAGCTTCATGCCTATCCTGAAGGCTGTCCTCACCATTGCACACAAGCTGCAGGGTTAA
- the Sec31b gene encoding protein transport protein Sec31B isoform X7, with protein MKLKELERPAVQVWSPASLYPVYLATGTSAQQLDASFSTNGTLEIFEVDFRDPSMDLKQKGVLSALSRGILSVSWSQADAELLLSSSKDNQILCWNLGNTEVVYKLPTQSSWCLDVQWCPRNPPVFSAASFDGWISLYSVMGRSWEVQHMVQADKISSSFSKGQPLPPLQVPEHVAQASLIPPLKKPPKWIRRPSGVSFAFGGKLVTFGLSSTPAQELPQPCSRLVFISQVITESEFLMRSLELQEALGSGNLMKYCQNKSQQALLPCEKMLWQFLKVTLEQDSRIKFLKLLGYNKDELLEKVTTWLKRDLGPAESPQPKKDNFNSNRQQVFCSQASKHTTEDASVSSAFFDELVPQNMTPWEIPITEDTDGLLSQALLLGELSSAVELCLKEERFADAIILAQAGGTDLLKRTQERYLAKRQTKISSLLSCVVQKNWKDLVCACSLRNWREALALLLTYSGPEKFPELCDMLGTRMEQEGGRALTSEATLCYVCSGNVERLVECWAKGHQASSPMALQDLIEKVMVLNRSLEPQQAPNGTSPGSTTTYRITQYANLLAAQGSLATAMSFLPNDCAQPPVQQLRDRLFHAQGSAVLGQQSPSFPFPRVVVGATTPFKETSSYRLGSQPSHQVPSPSSRPTDTFQPSLVMPLTPSHPIPCQSFRTKTISDYRIPEPQAIQPLPLGPGVRPALSQLQLLGGQRAPPSNPVRFPGTWPVSGLPSPMASPDIMVPGSTSLSETPRLLPLPSVRPPGPSPLSSQLLAPPAYSPVTYPPGGPGAPCSSSLSSASILTPHQGPQGNLQRKKLPEVFMPLAPITAPVRSFIPEPQRVLPSQTPISSVNHAPPGAPGELSLQQRQQPPSKMIERKALPPEHQSLKTSFEALLQRCSLSATDLKTKRKLDEAAQRLEGLYEKLCEGTLSPHVLAGLHEVARCVDAGSFEQSLAVHAQVVGYSSFSEVSSFMPILKAVLTIAHKLQG; from the exons ATGAAGCTGAAGGAACTTGAGCGGCCAGCTGTCCAAGTGTGGAGCCCAGCCAGTTTGTATCCTGTGTATCTGGCCACAG GAACTTCTGCCCAACAGCTAGATGCCTCCTTTAGCACAAATGGCACATTGGAAATCTTTGAGGTTGATTTCAGGGATCCTTCTATGGACTTGAAACAAAAAGGAGTCCTTTCTGCCTTGAGCAG ggGAATTTTGTCAGTGTCATGGAGCCAAGCTGATGCTGAGCTGCTGCTCAGTAGTTCCAAGGACAACCAGATCTTGTGCTGGAACCTTGGGAACACTGAG GTGGTATATAAGCTACCCACACAGAGCAGCTGGTGCTTAGATGTTCAATGGTGCCCTCGGAACCCTCCAGTGTTCTCTGCTGCCTCCTTTGATGGCTGGATCAGTTTGTACTCTGTCATGGGTAGGAGCTGGGAAGTCCAACACATGGTACAGGCTGACAAG ATCTCCTCTTCCTTCAGCAAAGGCCAGCCTCTTCCACCATTGCAGGTACCAGAGCATGTGGCCCAAGCATCATTGATACCTCCCTTGAAAAAGCCCCCAAAATGGATTAGAAGGCCATCAGGTGTTTCATTTGCT TTTGGGGGGAAGCTGGTCACTTTTGGCCTTTCCAGTACCCCTGCCCAGGAGTTGCCACAGCCTTGTTCCCGCCTTGTCTTCATCAGTCAAGTCATTACAGAATCTGAATTCCTGATGAGGTCACTTGAGCTTCAGGAGGCCTTGGGATCAGGAAATCTCATGAAATATTGTCAGAACAAGAGCCAGCAGGCTTTGCTGCCATGTGAAAAGATGCTCTGGCAGTTCCTGAAG GTGACTTTAGAGCAAGACTCAAGAATAAAATTCCTAAAGCTTTTAGGATACAATAAAGATGAGCTTCTAGAGAAG GTGACCACATGGTTGAAGAGGGACTTGGGGCCAGCAGAGAGCCCTCAGCCCAAGAAAGATAACTTTAACAGTAACAGACAACAAGTCTTCTGCAGCCAG GCCTCCAAACATACTACAGAGGATGCCTCTGTATCCTCAGCCTTCTTTGATGAGCTGGTTCCTCAGAATATGACCCCATGGGAGATCCCCATCACAGAAG ACACTGATGGACTCCTGAGCCAGGCCCTGCTGCTTGGGGAACTGAGTTCTGCTGTGGAGCTGTGTCTGAAGGAAGAGCGTTTTGCTGATGCTATCATCTTGGCTCAGGCTGGGGGCACAGATCTGTTGAAACGGACACAGGAGCGCTATTTGGCCAAGAGGCAAACCAAAATTTCCTCG CTTCTATCCtgtgttgtgcagaagaactggaaGGATCTGGTGTGTGCCTGTAGCCTGAGGAACTGGAGAGAGGCACTGGCCTTATTGTTAACATACTCAGGGCCAGAGAAATTCCCTGAGCTCTGTG ACATGCTGGGGACTCGCATGGAGCAAGAGGGTGGCAGGGCATTAACCTCTGAAGCTACACTCTGTTATGTGTGCTCAGGGAATGTGGAGCGGCTAGTAGAGTGCTGGGCAAAAGGCCACCAGGCCTCATCCCCCATGGCTCTGCAG GACCTGATAGAGAAAGTAATGGTCCTTAACAGGAGCTTGGAACCTCAGCAGGCTCCTAATGGGACAAGCCCAGGCTCTACTACAACCTACAGGATCACCCAGTATGCCAATCTCCTGGCAGCTCAGGGCAGCCTTGCCACTGCCATGAGCTTTTTACCCAATGATTGTGCTCAG CCACCAGTTCAGCAGCTAAGAGATCGGCTTTTTCATGCCCAAGGTTCTGCTGTCCTGGGTCAACAGTCCCCCTCTTTTCCCTTTCCCCGGGTTGTTGTGGGAGCTACCACCCCTTTCAAAGAGACATCATCTTACAGATTGGGATCCCAGCCTTCTCACCAG GTTCCAAGTCCATCTTCAAGGCCTACGGACACATTTCAGCCATCACTAGTAATGCCCTTGACACCCTCCCATCCTATCCCCTGTCAGAGCTTCAGGACAAAGACTATAAGTGACTACAGGATACCTGAACCCCAGGCAATCCAGCCTTTGCCTTTGGGCCCTGGGGTCAGGCCTG CTTTATCTCAGCTGCAACTATTAGGAGGACAAAGGGCTCCACCCTCAAACCCTGTGAGATTCCCTGGAACATGGCCTGTTTCTGGTCTTCCTTCACCCATGGCATCCCCAGACATCATGGTGCCTGGCTCTACTTCTCTGTCTGAGACTCCTAGACTACTCCCTCTGCCTTCTGTGAGACCACCAGGTCCCAGCCCTCTGAGCTCCCAGCTCCTGGCCCCTCCTGCCTACTCTCCTGTAACTTACCCTCCCGGAGGGCCAGGTGCTCCATGCTCTAGCTCTCTCTCAAGTGCTAGCATCTTGACCCCTCATCAAG GACCTCAAGGAAATCTCCAGAGGAAAAAG ctCCCGGAGGTATTTATGCCTCTAGCACCAATTACTGCTCCAGTTAGGAGCtttatccctgagccacaacgGGTCCTTCCATCACAGACCCCCATTTCCAGTGTGAATCATGCTCCCCCTGGagctccaggagaactcagcctACAG CAACGTCAGCAACCACCTTCTAAGATGATAGAAAGAAAGGCACTGCCCCCAGAGCATCAGTCCTTGAAGACCAGCTTTGAGGCACTTCTCCAGCGCTGCTCCCTTTCTGCAACTGACTTA AAGACAAAAAGGAAGCTGGATGAGGCTGCCCAACGTCTAGAAGGTCTATATGAGAAACTCTGTGAGGGGACG CTCTCACCTCATGTCCTGGCTGGGCTACATGAAGTCGCCCGATGTGTGGATGCAGGAAGCTTTGAGCAGAGCCTTGCAGTGCACGCCCAGGTGGTGGGCTATAGCAGCTTCAGCGAAGTGTCCAGCTTCATGCCTATCCTGAAGGCTGTCCTCACCATTGCACACAAGCTGCAGGGTTAA